A genomic segment from Diospyros lotus cultivar Yz01 chromosome 5, ASM1463336v1, whole genome shotgun sequence encodes:
- the LOC127801053 gene encoding E3 ubiquitin-protein ligase BRE1-like 1 isoform X1, with translation MEDTGEPDPERRHFSSFSPTASTDKNRPFSPLDAKKEMDIALLQYQNQKLRERVEAQKAERTALENKLSQLMEKQQAYDETLAAVNRAWDELIHGLESCSSAGNLINVGQEANKQLIPKALSPRADAFLTRLLGTQSTSASNHMEQIGRETSTSDEKSK, from the exons ATGGAAGACACTGGTGAACCAGATCCAGAGCGGCGTCACTTCAGCTCTTTCTCACCCACTGCCTCTACTGACAAGAATCGGCCTTTTTCGCCCTTAGATGCGAAAAAGGAG ATGGATATTGCACTGCttcaatatcaaaatcaaaagcTTCGTGAGAGGGTGGAGGCTCAAAAAGCTGAGCGCACTGCTCTGGAGAACAAATTATCTCAACTAATGGAGAAACAGCAGGCATATGATGAGACCTTAGCAGCAGTCAATAGAGCTTGGGATGAG CTGATTCATGGGTTAGAATCATGCTCTAGCGCTGGAAACTTGATAAATGTTGGACAAGAAGCTAACAAACAATTGATCCCAAAGG CTTTATCTCCCCGTGCGGATGCTTTCTTGACCCGATTATTAGGAACTCAAAGCACCTCTGCAAGTAATCACATGGAGCAGATTGGAAGAGAGACGAGCACATCTGATGAGAAGTCAAAGTAA
- the LOC127801053 gene encoding E3 ubiquitin-protein ligase BRE1-like 1 isoform X2 gives MEDTGEPDPERRHFSSFSPTASTDKNRPFSPLDAKKEMDIALLQYQNQKLRERVEAQKAERTALENKLSQLMEKQQAYDETLAAVNRAWDELIHGLESCSSAGNLINVGQEANKQLIPKASVWDFLCSWR, from the exons ATGGAAGACACTGGTGAACCAGATCCAGAGCGGCGTCACTTCAGCTCTTTCTCACCCACTGCCTCTACTGACAAGAATCGGCCTTTTTCGCCCTTAGATGCGAAAAAGGAG ATGGATATTGCACTGCttcaatatcaaaatcaaaagcTTCGTGAGAGGGTGGAGGCTCAAAAAGCTGAGCGCACTGCTCTGGAGAACAAATTATCTCAACTAATGGAGAAACAGCAGGCATATGATGAGACCTTAGCAGCAGTCAATAGAGCTTGGGATGAG CTGATTCATGGGTTAGAATCATGCTCTAGCGCTGGAAACTTGATAAATGTTGGACAAGAAGCTAACAAACAATTGATCCCAAAGG CCTCCGTCTGGGATTTTCTGTGTTCTTGGAGGTGA